From a single Sparus aurata chromosome 13, fSpaAur1.1, whole genome shotgun sequence genomic region:
- the robo4 gene encoding roundabout homolog 1 isoform X5 produces the protein MTTRGVFMSILLPVFGVLLSGYRVRGEDMPPRIVLHPSDVVVKAGNPATLSCRADGTPKVTIEWLRNGQPLKTLNADGHLEPLVLLEGSLFFLSVGEGSRGQSHEGVYACVARNSAGTAISRNASLYIAVLEEEFAVQPSDVEVAEGEVAVLNCGPPVGHPEPNVIWKRDGRPIENTDHHYTVSTELIGKLIIAPAEKKYSGAYVCEASNIVGARNSRAARLSVLAKPVLVLKPENVSVRMGESAQFYCQAKGDPPPAVVWSREQGALPNGRYLVNPDQTLQIHYVTALDTGKYICTAANDIGVVTASAQLVVQEAASTKQKDLHKELSALRVTLENVTIVSTGSNMSQLQWKLQSLPVQPHYLDGFEVLYRSLLPASSDWAARKVTLPSYQTQVGPLKKGYKYEFKVRPYGSNLYGRESNTRHLRVPETVPSASPMTVSTTVSHEQNNTIHLSWEPPPHDTHNGIIQGYQVWCVESEEQQYQNWTVDSGQHNLVISTLKPGKQYWLTIAAVNGAGVGRLSDPHGFVINPQMAISPESESQRRDLSQVLAVLQDPVLIGSIGALLWCILMVTAVFLFRRHSRTGHLIPGHGRAKGLLRLTSEDLIIKHRMAAPDSPWISGGWRPAFNQKYQDLWAQGQKHSGIRSTSLPVSSKKDPSCLDSAVPIVTDTCGVYGTFYVDLMGNGLKTFSSPKCRPRMPHGLAYQQGTETIQIFSQPVAKTPAFGSQEALPWKQAIRPQPKMGVLRESWEKSHSKQELHAVNSVPIVPTGNQACPSSIYKQRLSHIPSGRHIGLKECGKVAGCPRLLHYSASLHLVDMLPPPPPLPIQDTADTHSLTSDEGSSRSTKLTVDVGSLQSVSAASGHCGQPGPTTNSNSNKNCPPYSHVSATSYYMSTDDEQGGTLTAEEATQYLELSPKSERCSSALPVQHPSLPNPFSPNLGYICGPVRSTQLEDDSDTDEPEAPPIGLRRARLQSTPSSCYSEWDSSLWNTWSSVMDGNMASARTSLISSVDSCYTNDSTNFARLLAVAAETMSAASLSDFSPPASPLSALYPSFRAEGDSFGELDPVPAWDWNMAWVEEMEAKYRPHYPGRNTRPFDI, from the exons GTTACAGAGTTCGTGGAGAGGATATGCCACCCCGCATTGTCCTCCACCCGTCTGATGTTGTGGTGAAAGCTGGGAATCCCGCCACGCTCTCCTGCCGGGCAGATGGCACCCCAAAAGTAACCATTGAGTGGCTGCGAAACGGCCAGCCTCTGAAAACATTGAATGCAGATGGACATTTGGAGCCACTGGTTTTGCTAGAGGGGAGCCTCTTCTTCCTGAGTGTGGGAGAAGGAAGCCGAGGTCAGTCACATGAGGGTGTCTACGCCTGCGTGGCCAGGAACAGTGCTGGCACGGCCATCAGCCGTAATGCATCTCTGTATATTGCAG TGCTGGAGGAGGAGTTCGCTGTGCAGCCCAGTGATGTGGAGGTGGCAGAAGGGGAAGTGGCTGTCTTAAACTGTGGCCCCCCAGTGGGACACCCTGAACCTAATGTCATCTGGAAGAGGGATGGCAGGCCCATCGAAAACACTGATCACCACTACACTGTAAGCACT GAGCTGATTGGGAAGCTTATCATTGCTCCTGCAGAGAAGAAATACTCTGGCGCCTATGTGTGTGAGGCCAGCAACATTGTGGGAGCGAGAAACAGCAGGGCGGCTCGGCTCTCTGTGCTGG CCAAACCCGTGTTGGTACTGAAGCcagaaaatgtgtctgtgaGAATGGGGGAGTCTGCCCAGTTCTACTGCCAAGCTAAAGGTGACCCCCCACCTGCTGTGGTTTGGAGCAGGGAGCAGGGGGCTCTCCCGAATGGCAG GTATCTTGTAAACCCAGACCAGACTCTCCAGATCCATTATGTGACAGCCCTGGACACTGGGAAGTACATCTGCACTGCTGCCAATGATATAGGTGTGGTCACTGCCAGCGCACAGCTAGTTGTGCAAG AGGCTGCCAGCACTAAACAGAAAGACCTCCACAAAGAGCTGTCAGCGCTGCGAGTTACTCTGGAAAATGTCACCATCGTGTCCACTGGGTCCAACATGTCCCAACTACAGTGGAAG CTCCAGTCCCTTCCAGTCCAGCCTCATTACCTAGATGGCTTTGAGGTTCTGTATCGCTCTCTGCTGCCTGCCAGCTCGGACTGGGCAGCAAGGAAGGTGACACTGCCCAGCTATCAGACTCAGGTGGGCCCCTTAAAGAAAGGCTACAAGTACGAGTTCAAAGTCCGTCCCTATGGCAGCAACTTGTATGGGAGGGAGAGCAACACCCGGCACCTCAGAGTCCCTGAGACAG TGCCCAGTGCCTCTCCGATGACTGTGTCCACAACAGTGAGCCATGAGCAGAATAACACCATCCATTTGAGCTGGGAGCCTCCTCCTCATGACACCCACAATGGTATCATACAGGGTTACCAG GTGTGGTGTGTGGAGTCTGAGGAGCAGCAGTACCAGAACTGGACTGTGGATAGTGGCCAGCACAACCTCGTTATCTCTACTCTCAAACCAGGGAAACAGTACTGGCTCACCATAGCAGCTGTCAACGGAGCTGGAGTGGGAAGGCTGAGTGACCCCCATGGATTTGTCATCA ACCCACAAATGGCCATTTCGCCTGAGTCGGAGAGCCAAAGACGGGATCTGTCTCAGGTCCTGGCTGTGCTTCAAGACCCAGTGTTGATCGGCAGCATTGGCGCCCTCTTGTGGTGCATTTTGATGGTTACAGCTGTGTTCCTCTTCAGACGCCACAGCAGGACTGGCCACTTGATACCAGGACATGGCAGGGCCAAAG GTTTGCTCAGACTAACCAGTGAAGATcttataataaaacacag GATGGCAGCGCCAGACTCTCCTTGGATTTCTGGAGGCTGGAGACCGGCCTTCAACCAGAAATATCAGGATTTATGGGCCCAAGGTCAGAAACATTCAGGGATCAGGAGCACCA GCCTCCCAGTTTCATCCAAGAAGGACCCAAGCTGCCTGGACTCAGCTGTCCCCATTGTGACCGACACCTGCGGCGTCTATGGCACTTTCTATGTTGACCTGATGGGCAACGGCCTCAAGACCTTCAGCAGTCCCAAATGCCGTCCTAGGATGCCTCATGGTCTGGCGTATCAACAAGGAACTGAGACCATCCAGATATTTAGTCAGCCTGTTGCAAAGACCCCGGCCTTTGGTAGTCAGGAGGCGCTACCGTGGAAACAGGCAATACGCCCCCAGCCCAAAATGGGCGTGCTGAGGGAGTCATGGGAGAAGAGCCACAGCAAGCAGG AGTTGCATGCAGTGAACAGCGTCCCCATAGTGCCAACAGGGAACCAGGCTTGTCCATCCAGTATCTACAAACAGAGACTCAGTCACATACCATCAGGCCGGCACA TTGGACTGAAAGAGTGTGGTAAAGTTGCTGGCTGTCCTCGCCTGCTGCATTACTCTGCATCATTACACCTAGTGGACATGCtgccccccccaccaccactaCCCATacaggacactgcagacacacacagcctcaccTCAGATGAAGG CTCCAGTCGTTCTACAAAGCTGACAGTGGACGTAGGCTCTCTCCAGTCAGTGTCTGCTGCATCAGGCCACTGTGGGCAACCAGGACCCACcaccaacagcaacagcaacaagaaCTGTCCACCCTACAGCCACGTTTCTGCTACATCATATTACATGTCAACGGATGATGAACAGGGCGGCACCCTGACAGCAGAGGAAGCCACCCAGTATCTGGAGCTCAGTCCTAAATCTGAGAGATGCAG CAGTGCCCTGCCTGTGCAGCATCCCTCCCTGCCCAACCCCTTCTCCCCCAACTTGGGCTACATCTGTGGGCCAGTTCGCTCCACTCAGCTTGAGGATGACTCTGACACTGACGAGCCTGAGGCCCCACCAATTGGCTTGAGACGTGCCCGCCTCCAGAGCACACCTTCTTCCTGCTACAGCGAATGGGACAGCTCACTGTGGAACACCTGGAGCTCAGTGATGGACGGCAACATGGCCAGCGCACGTACAAGCCTCATCAGCTCGGTGGACAGCTGCTACACTAATGACAGCACCAACTTTGCCCGCTTGCTAGCAGTTGCAGCGGAGACTATGAGTGCAGCCTCCCTCTCAG ACTTCTCCCCACCAGCTTCCCCCCTCAGCGCCCTGTATCCGTCATTTCGTGCAGAAGGTGACTCATTTGGGGAGCTGGATCCTGTTCCTGCTTGGGACTGGAACATGGCCTGGGTGGAGGAAATGGAAGCAAAGTACAGACCACACTATCCTGGCAGAAACACCAGACCCTTTGACATTTAG
- the robo4 gene encoding roundabout homolog 1 isoform X2, translating to MQVNAWLLWVSCFYTWAEYSQRCTCQDICPTETGSNRGSKSRVKEHVRHGDGHKHTHHRSRPHRRKGYRVRGEDMPPRIVLHPSDVVVKAGNPATLSCRADGTPKVTIEWLRNGQPLKTLNADGHLEPLVLLEGSLFFLSVGEGSRGQSHEGVYACVARNSAGTAISRNASLYIAVLEEEFAVQPSDVEVAEGEVAVLNCGPPVGHPEPNVIWKRDGRPIENTDHHYTVSTELIGKLIIAPAEKKYSGAYVCEASNIVGARNSRAARLSVLAKPVLVLKPENVSVRMGESAQFYCQAKGDPPPAVVWSREQGALPNGRYLVNPDQTLQIHYVTALDTGKYICTAANDIGVVTASAQLVVQEAASTKQKDLHKELSALRVTLENVTIVSTGSNMSQLQWKLQSLPVQPHYLDGFEVLYRSLLPASSDWAARKVTLPSYQTQVGPLKKGYKYEFKVRPYGSNLYGRESNTRHLRVPETVPSASPMTVSTTVSHEQNNTIHLSWEPPPHDTHNGIIQGYQVWCVESEEQQYQNWTVDSGQHNLVISTLKPGKQYWLTIAAVNGAGVGRLSDPHGFVINPQMAISPESESQRRDLSQVLAVLQDPVLIGSIGALLWCILMVTAVFLFRRHSRTGHLIPGHGRAKGLLRLTSEDLIIKHRMAAPDSPWISGGWRPAFNQKYQDLWAQGQKHSGIRSTSLPVSSKKDPSCLDSAVPIVTDTCGVYGTFYVDLMGNGLKTFSSPKCRPRMPHGLAYQQGTETIQIFSQPVAKTPAFGSQEALPWKQAIRPQPKMGVLRESWEKSHSKQELHAVNSVPIVPTGNQACPSSIYKQRLSHIPSGRHIGLKECGKVAGCPRLLHYSASLHLVDMLPPPPPLPIQDTADTHSLTSDEGSSRSTKLTVDVGSLQSVSAASGHCGQPGPTTNSNSNKNCPPYSHVSATSYYMSTDDEQGGTLTAEEATQYLELSPKSERCSALPVQHPSLPNPFSPNLGYICGPVRSTQLEDDSDTDEPEAPPIGLRRARLQSTPSSCYSEWDSSLWNTWSSVMDGNMASARTSLISSVDSCYTNDSTNFARLLAVAAETMSAASLSDFSPPASPLSALYPSFRAEGDSFGELDPVPAWDWNMAWVEEMEAKYRPHYPGRNTRPFDI from the exons GTTACAGAGTTCGTGGAGAGGATATGCCACCCCGCATTGTCCTCCACCCGTCTGATGTTGTGGTGAAAGCTGGGAATCCCGCCACGCTCTCCTGCCGGGCAGATGGCACCCCAAAAGTAACCATTGAGTGGCTGCGAAACGGCCAGCCTCTGAAAACATTGAATGCAGATGGACATTTGGAGCCACTGGTTTTGCTAGAGGGGAGCCTCTTCTTCCTGAGTGTGGGAGAAGGAAGCCGAGGTCAGTCACATGAGGGTGTCTACGCCTGCGTGGCCAGGAACAGTGCTGGCACGGCCATCAGCCGTAATGCATCTCTGTATATTGCAG TGCTGGAGGAGGAGTTCGCTGTGCAGCCCAGTGATGTGGAGGTGGCAGAAGGGGAAGTGGCTGTCTTAAACTGTGGCCCCCCAGTGGGACACCCTGAACCTAATGTCATCTGGAAGAGGGATGGCAGGCCCATCGAAAACACTGATCACCACTACACTGTAAGCACT GAGCTGATTGGGAAGCTTATCATTGCTCCTGCAGAGAAGAAATACTCTGGCGCCTATGTGTGTGAGGCCAGCAACATTGTGGGAGCGAGAAACAGCAGGGCGGCTCGGCTCTCTGTGCTGG CCAAACCCGTGTTGGTACTGAAGCcagaaaatgtgtctgtgaGAATGGGGGAGTCTGCCCAGTTCTACTGCCAAGCTAAAGGTGACCCCCCACCTGCTGTGGTTTGGAGCAGGGAGCAGGGGGCTCTCCCGAATGGCAG GTATCTTGTAAACCCAGACCAGACTCTCCAGATCCATTATGTGACAGCCCTGGACACTGGGAAGTACATCTGCACTGCTGCCAATGATATAGGTGTGGTCACTGCCAGCGCACAGCTAGTTGTGCAAG AGGCTGCCAGCACTAAACAGAAAGACCTCCACAAAGAGCTGTCAGCGCTGCGAGTTACTCTGGAAAATGTCACCATCGTGTCCACTGGGTCCAACATGTCCCAACTACAGTGGAAG CTCCAGTCCCTTCCAGTCCAGCCTCATTACCTAGATGGCTTTGAGGTTCTGTATCGCTCTCTGCTGCCTGCCAGCTCGGACTGGGCAGCAAGGAAGGTGACACTGCCCAGCTATCAGACTCAGGTGGGCCCCTTAAAGAAAGGCTACAAGTACGAGTTCAAAGTCCGTCCCTATGGCAGCAACTTGTATGGGAGGGAGAGCAACACCCGGCACCTCAGAGTCCCTGAGACAG TGCCCAGTGCCTCTCCGATGACTGTGTCCACAACAGTGAGCCATGAGCAGAATAACACCATCCATTTGAGCTGGGAGCCTCCTCCTCATGACACCCACAATGGTATCATACAGGGTTACCAG GTGTGGTGTGTGGAGTCTGAGGAGCAGCAGTACCAGAACTGGACTGTGGATAGTGGCCAGCACAACCTCGTTATCTCTACTCTCAAACCAGGGAAACAGTACTGGCTCACCATAGCAGCTGTCAACGGAGCTGGAGTGGGAAGGCTGAGTGACCCCCATGGATTTGTCATCA ACCCACAAATGGCCATTTCGCCTGAGTCGGAGAGCCAAAGACGGGATCTGTCTCAGGTCCTGGCTGTGCTTCAAGACCCAGTGTTGATCGGCAGCATTGGCGCCCTCTTGTGGTGCATTTTGATGGTTACAGCTGTGTTCCTCTTCAGACGCCACAGCAGGACTGGCCACTTGATACCAGGACATGGCAGGGCCAAAG GTTTGCTCAGACTAACCAGTGAAGATcttataataaaacacag GATGGCAGCGCCAGACTCTCCTTGGATTTCTGGAGGCTGGAGACCGGCCTTCAACCAGAAATATCAGGATTTATGGGCCCAAGGTCAGAAACATTCAGGGATCAGGAGCACCA GCCTCCCAGTTTCATCCAAGAAGGACCCAAGCTGCCTGGACTCAGCTGTCCCCATTGTGACCGACACCTGCGGCGTCTATGGCACTTTCTATGTTGACCTGATGGGCAACGGCCTCAAGACCTTCAGCAGTCCCAAATGCCGTCCTAGGATGCCTCATGGTCTGGCGTATCAACAAGGAACTGAGACCATCCAGATATTTAGTCAGCCTGTTGCAAAGACCCCGGCCTTTGGTAGTCAGGAGGCGCTACCGTGGAAACAGGCAATACGCCCCCAGCCCAAAATGGGCGTGCTGAGGGAGTCATGGGAGAAGAGCCACAGCAAGCAGG AGTTGCATGCAGTGAACAGCGTCCCCATAGTGCCAACAGGGAACCAGGCTTGTCCATCCAGTATCTACAAACAGAGACTCAGTCACATACCATCAGGCCGGCACA TTGGACTGAAAGAGTGTGGTAAAGTTGCTGGCTGTCCTCGCCTGCTGCATTACTCTGCATCATTACACCTAGTGGACATGCtgccccccccaccaccactaCCCATacaggacactgcagacacacacagcctcaccTCAGATGAAGG CTCCAGTCGTTCTACAAAGCTGACAGTGGACGTAGGCTCTCTCCAGTCAGTGTCTGCTGCATCAGGCCACTGTGGGCAACCAGGACCCACcaccaacagcaacagcaacaagaaCTGTCCACCCTACAGCCACGTTTCTGCTACATCATATTACATGTCAACGGATGATGAACAGGGCGGCACCCTGACAGCAGAGGAAGCCACCCAGTATCTGGAGCTCAGTCCTAAATCTGAGAGATGCAG TGCCCTGCCTGTGCAGCATCCCTCCCTGCCCAACCCCTTCTCCCCCAACTTGGGCTACATCTGTGGGCCAGTTCGCTCCACTCAGCTTGAGGATGACTCTGACACTGACGAGCCTGAGGCCCCACCAATTGGCTTGAGACGTGCCCGCCTCCAGAGCACACCTTCTTCCTGCTACAGCGAATGGGACAGCTCACTGTGGAACACCTGGAGCTCAGTGATGGACGGCAACATGGCCAGCGCACGTACAAGCCTCATCAGCTCGGTGGACAGCTGCTACACTAATGACAGCACCAACTTTGCCCGCTTGCTAGCAGTTGCAGCGGAGACTATGAGTGCAGCCTCCCTCTCAG ACTTCTCCCCACCAGCTTCCCCCCTCAGCGCCCTGTATCCGTCATTTCGTGCAGAAGGTGACTCATTTGGGGAGCTGGATCCTGTTCCTGCTTGGGACTGGAACATGGCCTGGGTGGAGGAAATGGAAGCAAAGTACAGACCACACTATCCTGGCAGAAACACCAGACCCTTTGACATTTAG
- the robo4 gene encoding roundabout homolog 1 isoform X1 codes for MQVNAWLLWVSCFYTWAEYSQRCTCQDICPTETGSNRGSKSRVKEHVRHGDGHKHTHHRSRPHRRKGYRVRGEDMPPRIVLHPSDVVVKAGNPATLSCRADGTPKVTIEWLRNGQPLKTLNADGHLEPLVLLEGSLFFLSVGEGSRGQSHEGVYACVARNSAGTAISRNASLYIAVLEEEFAVQPSDVEVAEGEVAVLNCGPPVGHPEPNVIWKRDGRPIENTDHHYTVSTELIGKLIIAPAEKKYSGAYVCEASNIVGARNSRAARLSVLAKPVLVLKPENVSVRMGESAQFYCQAKGDPPPAVVWSREQGALPNGRYLVNPDQTLQIHYVTALDTGKYICTAANDIGVVTASAQLVVQEAASTKQKDLHKELSALRVTLENVTIVSTGSNMSQLQWKLQSLPVQPHYLDGFEVLYRSLLPASSDWAARKVTLPSYQTQVGPLKKGYKYEFKVRPYGSNLYGRESNTRHLRVPETVPSASPMTVSTTVSHEQNNTIHLSWEPPPHDTHNGIIQGYQVWCVESEEQQYQNWTVDSGQHNLVISTLKPGKQYWLTIAAVNGAGVGRLSDPHGFVINPQMAISPESESQRRDLSQVLAVLQDPVLIGSIGALLWCILMVTAVFLFRRHSRTGHLIPGHGRAKGLLRLTSEDLIIKHRMAAPDSPWISGGWRPAFNQKYQDLWAQGQKHSGIRSTSLPVSSKKDPSCLDSAVPIVTDTCGVYGTFYVDLMGNGLKTFSSPKCRPRMPHGLAYQQGTETIQIFSQPVAKTPAFGSQEALPWKQAIRPQPKMGVLRESWEKSHSKQELHAVNSVPIVPTGNQACPSSIYKQRLSHIPSGRHIGLKECGKVAGCPRLLHYSASLHLVDMLPPPPPLPIQDTADTHSLTSDEGSSRSTKLTVDVGSLQSVSAASGHCGQPGPTTNSNSNKNCPPYSHVSATSYYMSTDDEQGGTLTAEEATQYLELSPKSERCSSALPVQHPSLPNPFSPNLGYICGPVRSTQLEDDSDTDEPEAPPIGLRRARLQSTPSSCYSEWDSSLWNTWSSVMDGNMASARTSLISSVDSCYTNDSTNFARLLAVAAETMSAASLSDFSPPASPLSALYPSFRAEGDSFGELDPVPAWDWNMAWVEEMEAKYRPHYPGRNTRPFDI; via the exons GTTACAGAGTTCGTGGAGAGGATATGCCACCCCGCATTGTCCTCCACCCGTCTGATGTTGTGGTGAAAGCTGGGAATCCCGCCACGCTCTCCTGCCGGGCAGATGGCACCCCAAAAGTAACCATTGAGTGGCTGCGAAACGGCCAGCCTCTGAAAACATTGAATGCAGATGGACATTTGGAGCCACTGGTTTTGCTAGAGGGGAGCCTCTTCTTCCTGAGTGTGGGAGAAGGAAGCCGAGGTCAGTCACATGAGGGTGTCTACGCCTGCGTGGCCAGGAACAGTGCTGGCACGGCCATCAGCCGTAATGCATCTCTGTATATTGCAG TGCTGGAGGAGGAGTTCGCTGTGCAGCCCAGTGATGTGGAGGTGGCAGAAGGGGAAGTGGCTGTCTTAAACTGTGGCCCCCCAGTGGGACACCCTGAACCTAATGTCATCTGGAAGAGGGATGGCAGGCCCATCGAAAACACTGATCACCACTACACTGTAAGCACT GAGCTGATTGGGAAGCTTATCATTGCTCCTGCAGAGAAGAAATACTCTGGCGCCTATGTGTGTGAGGCCAGCAACATTGTGGGAGCGAGAAACAGCAGGGCGGCTCGGCTCTCTGTGCTGG CCAAACCCGTGTTGGTACTGAAGCcagaaaatgtgtctgtgaGAATGGGGGAGTCTGCCCAGTTCTACTGCCAAGCTAAAGGTGACCCCCCACCTGCTGTGGTTTGGAGCAGGGAGCAGGGGGCTCTCCCGAATGGCAG GTATCTTGTAAACCCAGACCAGACTCTCCAGATCCATTATGTGACAGCCCTGGACACTGGGAAGTACATCTGCACTGCTGCCAATGATATAGGTGTGGTCACTGCCAGCGCACAGCTAGTTGTGCAAG AGGCTGCCAGCACTAAACAGAAAGACCTCCACAAAGAGCTGTCAGCGCTGCGAGTTACTCTGGAAAATGTCACCATCGTGTCCACTGGGTCCAACATGTCCCAACTACAGTGGAAG CTCCAGTCCCTTCCAGTCCAGCCTCATTACCTAGATGGCTTTGAGGTTCTGTATCGCTCTCTGCTGCCTGCCAGCTCGGACTGGGCAGCAAGGAAGGTGACACTGCCCAGCTATCAGACTCAGGTGGGCCCCTTAAAGAAAGGCTACAAGTACGAGTTCAAAGTCCGTCCCTATGGCAGCAACTTGTATGGGAGGGAGAGCAACACCCGGCACCTCAGAGTCCCTGAGACAG TGCCCAGTGCCTCTCCGATGACTGTGTCCACAACAGTGAGCCATGAGCAGAATAACACCATCCATTTGAGCTGGGAGCCTCCTCCTCATGACACCCACAATGGTATCATACAGGGTTACCAG GTGTGGTGTGTGGAGTCTGAGGAGCAGCAGTACCAGAACTGGACTGTGGATAGTGGCCAGCACAACCTCGTTATCTCTACTCTCAAACCAGGGAAACAGTACTGGCTCACCATAGCAGCTGTCAACGGAGCTGGAGTGGGAAGGCTGAGTGACCCCCATGGATTTGTCATCA ACCCACAAATGGCCATTTCGCCTGAGTCGGAGAGCCAAAGACGGGATCTGTCTCAGGTCCTGGCTGTGCTTCAAGACCCAGTGTTGATCGGCAGCATTGGCGCCCTCTTGTGGTGCATTTTGATGGTTACAGCTGTGTTCCTCTTCAGACGCCACAGCAGGACTGGCCACTTGATACCAGGACATGGCAGGGCCAAAG GTTTGCTCAGACTAACCAGTGAAGATcttataataaaacacag GATGGCAGCGCCAGACTCTCCTTGGATTTCTGGAGGCTGGAGACCGGCCTTCAACCAGAAATATCAGGATTTATGGGCCCAAGGTCAGAAACATTCAGGGATCAGGAGCACCA GCCTCCCAGTTTCATCCAAGAAGGACCCAAGCTGCCTGGACTCAGCTGTCCCCATTGTGACCGACACCTGCGGCGTCTATGGCACTTTCTATGTTGACCTGATGGGCAACGGCCTCAAGACCTTCAGCAGTCCCAAATGCCGTCCTAGGATGCCTCATGGTCTGGCGTATCAACAAGGAACTGAGACCATCCAGATATTTAGTCAGCCTGTTGCAAAGACCCCGGCCTTTGGTAGTCAGGAGGCGCTACCGTGGAAACAGGCAATACGCCCCCAGCCCAAAATGGGCGTGCTGAGGGAGTCATGGGAGAAGAGCCACAGCAAGCAGG AGTTGCATGCAGTGAACAGCGTCCCCATAGTGCCAACAGGGAACCAGGCTTGTCCATCCAGTATCTACAAACAGAGACTCAGTCACATACCATCAGGCCGGCACA TTGGACTGAAAGAGTGTGGTAAAGTTGCTGGCTGTCCTCGCCTGCTGCATTACTCTGCATCATTACACCTAGTGGACATGCtgccccccccaccaccactaCCCATacaggacactgcagacacacacagcctcaccTCAGATGAAGG CTCCAGTCGTTCTACAAAGCTGACAGTGGACGTAGGCTCTCTCCAGTCAGTGTCTGCTGCATCAGGCCACTGTGGGCAACCAGGACCCACcaccaacagcaacagcaacaagaaCTGTCCACCCTACAGCCACGTTTCTGCTACATCATATTACATGTCAACGGATGATGAACAGGGCGGCACCCTGACAGCAGAGGAAGCCACCCAGTATCTGGAGCTCAGTCCTAAATCTGAGAGATGCAG CAGTGCCCTGCCTGTGCAGCATCCCTCCCTGCCCAACCCCTTCTCCCCCAACTTGGGCTACATCTGTGGGCCAGTTCGCTCCACTCAGCTTGAGGATGACTCTGACACTGACGAGCCTGAGGCCCCACCAATTGGCTTGAGACGTGCCCGCCTCCAGAGCACACCTTCTTCCTGCTACAGCGAATGGGACAGCTCACTGTGGAACACCTGGAGCTCAGTGATGGACGGCAACATGGCCAGCGCACGTACAAGCCTCATCAGCTCGGTGGACAGCTGCTACACTAATGACAGCACCAACTTTGCCCGCTTGCTAGCAGTTGCAGCGGAGACTATGAGTGCAGCCTCCCTCTCAG ACTTCTCCCCACCAGCTTCCCCCCTCAGCGCCCTGTATCCGTCATTTCGTGCAGAAGGTGACTCATTTGGGGAGCTGGATCCTGTTCCTGCTTGGGACTGGAACATGGCCTGGGTGGAGGAAATGGAAGCAAAGTACAGACCACACTATCCTGGCAGAAACACCAGACCCTTTGACATTTAG